The stretch of DNA tggttagacccaaataggtgacctggggagtggACAGCTaaactttagaaggagataccctGTAACCTTGGCTGGATAAGAAAattaggagagcagaggtggtagtttggctaacctgtaaGGACGAGCAACAGggtaaaatatcatctacatattatattagtttagagccagggagagacagagaaagcaggtcagaggccagagcctgaccaaacAGGTATGGACCATCCCTGAATCCTtgtggcagaacagtccaggtcagctgtgtggacaggtgagtttcagggtcagtccaggtgaaagcaaagatattttgagaggaatagaaaagaaggcaTCCTTGAGATCTAGAACTGAGAaatgagaggttcctgaaggggaCCACTACAGAGTTAATGAGccggaggtcttgaaccaggcagTAGGTTCCATTGGACTTTTTAACCGCAAGTATGGGGGTGTTAAAGGGCAAAAAGGTTGGGCAGAGCAGCTTTCTGCTGaaaaggtcagaaatgataggcttaagtaCTCTTAGGCCCTGGAgtgagagggtactgagcttgggtgatatatctggtagggtCCTATAACTAGATAGTAATAGgctgtcagggaccaagatgtcaggcaccaaacatgaaccatagaaaagtactagctaggccagagaacaagttataagaccactgcccttccccagagcagtaacacctgtttactaaccagaggctcccaaagataagacattccactgtcaggtgccatgacaaccaaacataaagagcattccatgatcaggtagcctagcaataaaataaatggcccctgaccagtgatcTTAGCCGATATCCTGCAATTGCACGttctgcacgtctcccacatcttgcaccccttccacgtctcttccctcttccctccttcctgcccccttccctagttcctgccccctcccttctatgctatataagccttgctaaggaaaataaaatgtgcagtttgttcagaatcctgtcttgctgtcgtctcttgtgtcccctgttcctttcattcgctcccacaggtgggtcgccacccattgaaaccctgctggcccaGGCAATAGGCTGATGGTGCATAGTGATAGAAGGTTTCTGGGTATCACAGACTTTCGGATCTActtgagaggctggcaagggaaaggAACTGTTAGAGTTAGTAGGGTGGGTGcctaggagaagaagaggaggagctgcTGGCACGTCTAGGGTGAGGCGAATGTAGGGATAAAGAAATGGAcactcctaccttagctagaagatcccttcccattagAGACACTAAGAATGTTTTTGTGAGAGGGATGCTTCTGAAAATGCAATTAAGTGGTGGTGTCTGATGAGGTCGATAACGCTGTCCCCCAACCCTGACAACAGGAAGATGAGTAGGAGAAGTaggcccccaaaactctctcaggacagaaTAGGTAGCTCTGGTGTCCAAAAGGAACGAGATGGGGTGCCTAGTTATTTTTATCActaccctaggttccctgtgtgagatgggagtggccgggGCAAGAACTGGGCAGCATCAGTCATCGCTGTAGGCCAAGACTTGAAAATCAGCCAGAGGGTGGTCTTCATCTGCCATTCTTATGCCACTAGGTgcataggacagtcagctgaccagtgacccttttggcaacattttgggCAAGTCACTATTGGTGCCCTTCATGGACTGGTGGTGCAAGCCCAGGCCCAATGGCCATCTTTCCCTCACTTGAAACAGGGACCAAGTGGCTTTCGGGGAGCTGGTCGGATAGTATATGCCAGCATCTGGCAGTTCCTTTTCTGGGCCTTTTCGTCTCTCCCATACCTTGAATGCTACTGCTAGcacatctgcctgtggggtcagagggccattCTCTAAGCATTTAAGTTTAGCCCTTGTGTCAGGGAAGCtttgtgagacaaagtgggtctttgggagctgcctgccctcagggctctcaggatctaagctagtgaactgaaggAGAGCCTTGGTGAGCCGCTCTAAGAAGTGAGATGGATTTTCATCCTTATcttgaattatcatttttagtttttcaaagtttactggttttagggcagccttactGAGGCCTGTCAAGAGACAGATAATAAACCTATCTCGGGGTAGAGACCTGCCCTGGGTGTTATAGTCCCAGTGTGGGTCTTGATCAGGAACCGCCTCAGCTCCTGGAGGGTGTGCAGGGTTAGTCTGGTGAACTTCATCTGCATGAGTCCTAGCCTGCTCCCGCCTGTGCTTCTCAGGAAGTAGATTATTAGCAAGTATCACATATACATCATGAAAGGttcttttctatctgagagagttctgtgagagagaatggaacatggaccttaatcagtccatccacaccagccacctcttGCAAAGGGAGAATGTTTGGCGGGTTTGAATGACTGAGGTCAGGCCCTTTACCAGTGGGAGTGGAAAGTTGGATAGttggaggttcattagcaggatctagGGCCagagattccagagtcagagaattGTCTGGTtcaggcatagctaggagcacatgagcaggaaagaaggaatccagaagagacagtttagcactgagaaagaagaaagctatgACATAGGGCAACTCTTTCCTGTTggctggcagaaattagataagTCCCGTAAAATATCGGGATCTAAGGAACTGCTCGGCggccattttttgttatttactaAGGCATATTTGCACCATCTCTTAGTACAGAATTGGATAAGCTTAGGAAGCTTTAAGCAAGGCATTAAGCTGAGAGGTTTTAAAGCTCCAAGAAGGCATCCTAGAGGAGAGGTAGTACTGAtggggttggaagccttatttcccatgtctgcagcagagagacagaaaataaaaaaatttaaaaaaaaaaaaaaatgtgatcccAAGCCAAGGCCCCAGGCGTCCCTATGGCCAAGGACAGATCTGTACCAGGCACAGGCTACCAGATGACCGGTCAGTCAAAAGGCAGGGGCCTAGGCGTGTGAGGCAAGGATTCCCCAGGAATCCAGAACAGCATTTACTGCTTCATCAGGCCAGAAAAATGTGTCGGCCTCATACAAGCCTGAGGACGCACCCGAAGGCGGAGGTCCTACCAAAAGGAATATCTCAAACTGCACATGAGAAAGATGGCTAGAAATTCAAGCCTTCAACAGAGGCTGACCATAGCCAATAAAGACCGTGGTCGGGTTTCCCCTGGTTTGAAGAAATCTCAGAGGGATGCTAGATGCTCAACAGTTATTcccacagattcaggaaaccatttatgCTGGCTGAAAAGTGGAGGACTCATCATTTGAAGCAGCGGTGTTGCAATGCAGGATCCTGTGGCCAGGCAAATGGACAATGGTCTGTCAGGGACAGAGCAGACTCCCCAGTTCCCAGGTTCCCAGGTGTAGAGCGCCCAGAAATACCCTTTGGGTCATGGCACCAGATGTTGGTTTTTTGCAGCACTCTTACCCTACGAGAAAAAGTCACTaaacaacagaatccactaacaagaattagaattttattaagatgaggagagagagagatatgtgcacaggcctgtggaaagacacgtgTGTGAAGGGGGCCAGGGAATCATGgcaccagcttataaaggctgaGCTGCGCCTGTGCACACAGGGCCATGTGGCTATGTGCATAGATCATATAGTTGCACTgcatgctttacacaaccacataAAGCTATGGGGTCCTGGGTCACACAAAAcatttgacctggaaatgactaggtgtCCTGCCGGGCATGTATgaccatgcccaaccatggggatGTGTTGGGAATTTCTGTTAGAGAGGCCTTGGCATGTGGAGCCAACATGCCTCATGGCTGGTGAGTGAGACACACCATGCAGACATGGTGGACAACTGCCAAGGGGCATTATGGAAACacactcacaccatgcagacacagcacccacgtggaaagttttattgggggaagggagaagggaagagagggaaagcagACAGGGactgagagaagaagagaaggagaaaagggaaagaggaggtaCACACTACCTCATgacaaaagagaggaagggagagagagagagaagagggaggggtttttttcttaaaggggatTTTACATAGGATGATGTTGTCAGGGCGCTGGGTGGGCCAGGGACAGGTCTGAATACTACCAGATATAGATGATGAGTTTAAACAATTATCATTGTCCAATGTTCTCTTCACACCTACCCTCTTTTCTTTGTGTGCTAACATATTCCATGTTTGTCTCATCTTTTTAAAGTACCTATTTATTCTTCTACGCCTGACCTTGTTGGATTTCTTAAAAGAACAATTGAAGAACCAGAGACCAAAAAGCTGGTTTAGTGGGTGAAGCacttgtcatgcaagcatgaggaattGAATGTGGATCTGGGTCTCATGTGAAGTGGCTCTGTCAGCCTAGTGCTCCTAAAAAGAgataggaggcagagataggacaGTCCCCATTGTAGAGCAGCTAGACTGGTGGACACAGTGCTGAATAACAAGAAAGTTGTCTCAAAAAaggtagaagtcagaagacagataCCTGAGTCTGTCCtactgtggcacatgcatgctaaagcatgtgtgtacacacacacacacacaaccactaccaccatcaaaataaacaaagaaaaaaattatacaaaccattcccttttcttttaaaccCATTGTAACACTGTACACTCCACCTCCAATTCCTCGGTGGTTCTTATTTATTACTTTCCTTAAAGAGGGCATATTGAAGATCTCAGACTTCAGACTATTCCAGCCACAGCTGTCTACAATCTGACTATCTACAGTTCTGTGAAAACCCCAAGCAAGAAACTCCAACTAAGTACCCTGAGAGGAATAAATTGTCCTAAGCCACTAGAAGTCAGGGGATTATAAGGAAATGAATAAGTACAACAGAGAGATACTAGGGAATCAGTTtccctgtttctctgatttccctAGTTCTCAGCCTCCTTTcctgtttatttccttttttttttttttttttttggtgttaaCACTTTTGTGTTTGGAGCTGAGTTTGTTATTTGGGAAGTTAATGATTATCtgtgtaagcattgcagctcagatggaaaggtatcctggaaGCTGGAAACCAAGGAGTACCACAAAGTCATACcatacaacaaacctcacacaagagattagGAGGAAAAAAACCAGGAGGGTGACTGCCTCTGCTAGagcaagaaacagaagcaaactcAACAGGATAGAGAGCTTATATAGAGCTTCTTGGGAAGAGGGTGGAGCTTTCTAGggtggagattggtgggattttatGTCCAGAGATTGGACTTTTGCTCTGTAGGGTGGGAGCAGGGTCCAACAGTTAGAGCAGTTAAAGTATTCTGTGGATGGAACCTGGAAGTTAGAGGTCCTCAGGGGAGGGACTTACAATCTAGCCTCCCACTGTTTTGCATTCTTTACCTTATGTTTAGAACACTCTTTAAAACTTTAGTAGTATTgatatgttgtttttctttctgctttcaacTAGGACACCTGGGaccaatgttttctttctaatggccatttgttagggtttctattgctcttaATAGACAGTATGAcaacaacaactcttataaaagaaaacatttaactggggctagcttacagttaagaggtttagtccactttcatcatggcaggaagcatggcagtgcacaggcagacatggttctgggaaaggagctaagaattctacatccagatgctagatagcaggaagagagagtgacctGGCCTGGCTTAagcatttgaaacttcaaagcccacccccagggacacacttcctccagcaaaggccacacctcttaatagtgccactccctataagccTACGGGAGCCATTttcaatcaaaccaccacagccataAATCAACTAATACCACCAAACTCAGGTGGCTTTTTTTAAGTCAGTTCTCTTGTTAAcatcagggttagggttagagttagaaGATGTGAAGTCACTACGTCAGCATCGACATTTTAATCCTGATTTTTGCCACAAAAGATTGTGCATAAGAAGAAgaacacatgtatacaatgtatactAAAAGAATTACTACTTCAGGAATAATACttatttaataacaataatatgaGGCATGTAGTGAAGGCCTAAAGAAGGTAGGTATTCAAACAGCCTCTACAGTCAATCCTATGATAATAGATATCAAGCTTCAATGACATATTTCccaattcaaataaaaattcaagaagaatttttattaaatatcataAAATCAAATGTTTAAAGTTTACTATCATTATTACTTCTATTACAATTTCACACCATGAGtacatttattaaaattcattttatttattattgggtGTATGTAACAAGCATGTGGATGTCATAAGATGACATATGAAGTCGgttttcttcttccacctttGTACAGGGTCTGTCAATCTAACTCAGGTCACCCGACTTGCAAGGCAAGAGGTTTTACCTGGTAAGCTAGCTTACCAGACTGAAGAGGGCAAATTAAGTCTGAAAATTTCATTGGCTTCCtacaacattaatttttttattccagTTCTAAGAACAGGTGGAATTGGCTATGGATAATTCATACAATTTCAATGAACAAGGCTCATGGAATGGAATctcatctgaaaagaaaaagaatttccttGCATCAGAAGATCATGGACAGAAAATTTTAAGTGTTCTACAGAGTTTTAGAGAACAGAATGTCTTTTATGATTTCAAAATAatcatgaaagaagaaataatcCCATGTCATCGTTGTGTGTTGGCGGCATGCAGTGACTTTTTCAGGTACTCTACCCCCATCtatgctttatattttatatatggaaAATTACATTGTATTTCAAAACTCACTGCCTCCTGAACATGCTATAGCAATGtttaattcttaataaaaatactcAATTAGAACTATTTTAATAATAGCGTTTGAATGGGGACTCAAGCTACAGCTGTAAAAATAAGAGTCTTTCCAGGACACCATCCCCAAAGTTCTTTAAAGTAGTTCCTTGAGCTATTCTGGGTAGGAGTGGGGTTCATATGGGGTCAGCTTTGTTGAAATGGCAAGTCGAACAAAAAATAGAAGCTGAGTTTAAAGAAAAttaccaagaagaaaataattttgtgtccATGCCATATCCCAGGTGAGGAACTCGAGCCCAGAGGACTTAGTATTTCTCCTTCcacatatggtggctcatgcctataatctcagcattcaggaggctgaggaaggaggattgccATGATGATAGTGAGTTTCTGATGCATAAGGGTAAAGGTCTGATGTGTTATCATAGCACTGTGGCAGTTGTCTGCTGGCCAGTAAGGAGAGTGGTGTCTTTTGCTGACACCCTCAGTCATCCCTCCTAGTTACACTGCAGTAAACGCAGGTTCTCACTTCAGTGCTCTGCATTATGCCCTGTTTGGGAATAAAAATTAATAGGGTTTTACTCTCTCAACCAATTTGGTAAAAACAGGGTAAGATTTAATATATGAAACAAAATGATAAGTATACTGCATTtgcgattttttttttaaattgggaactgaacccagggccttgtgctgttATGTTTTTAATCACTAATTCAAAACCTGCTTTTTGTAAACATGTAATTCAAGACCTGCTGTACTGCCATTGTAGTAAATTTTATAAGCTAGATTTTATTTAGCAAGCAGTTCTTGCCATCTGCTACTGATTGAATGACTGCCTTTGGGGTTTTGCTTTGAATTTGGAGCTCAGCACTGCATAGTGTTCTTGGCCAGGGAAGCTCTAGCAGTCTTGAATTAGCTATTTGCTTACTTAACTATAACGTTCcttctctgctttttgtttcttcacaTACTCTTAGGCATTCTTTGAACTATGTTGGGCCCCAGTATCAGTCTCTTTTACCCCCAAGACACctttgtcttccctcctccttttgaAAGCAGCTTTCCTTTCAGGAACTTTTTTGTGTACCTTATCCTTACAAATGTGGCCTTTTGTTCACAGGCATCTGTCTAGTTAATGGTTAAATACTTACTTTCTAAGTATATGTGCCCTAAGCTAAATCCCAGATCCACaaggaaattagaaaaatagGAATTAATACTTAGGGTCGTTCTAgagtttataaaagaaataatgtataAATGGTTAGCATATTGTATTTTTACATTCTGTTCATGTTAGTCATTAGTTCTTGTTTCATAATGTAGCAAAACACAGAAAGATCCTGTTCTGAGCATACAGTGTGATTTCTCTGCATTGTTTTCAAGCTAATACAGTAGGAAGTTTTTGTAAGCATTTGAATTTATAATCCTCTGCTCTTctcaaacttattttttaattgaataatttAGTATGTTAATTATTTGAGAGGTTTTTAACATATGTATAATGTATTCTGGTTAAATAACAGGAATGATCAATTCTTTATTGAATTTTGTTAAATGAATACATAGCTCATGTGAAAATATGTACAAATGTGGCTAGAAACTTAATcatttatattcttaaaataaaccATTAATTCATAATACTTGTAGTTTGATAAAATTAACTACATTGCaagaataatgtaaaataaaaatatcagaataGTATGCACTACTTAGCAAAAATTATGATTaagataggacctgcctgtactgaatccaccaggtttaaatgaatccccaggggtgtcttggtcctggaggacatgggaatggaagggaggggctggggaaaggtgggggggggggggggggaggacaggggaacccatggttgatgtataaaattaaaacacataataataataataataataataataataataactaaaaaaaagGATGTAAAATCAAGGAACTGAAAAGGAATCACGTGTCTTACAGAAAACTACTTAGGATAACATGACATATCTGAGCCACATAGAATCCTGGGACTTGAGAAgttgctcagtgattaagagcaccagctgctctttcagagtacCTGGGAccaattcccagtatccatatggtagctcataatcatctgtaactccagttccagaggatctgattccctcttctgttcTTCACAGGCATTAGGCACATacttgtacacatacatacatgcagacaaaccacccatatacataaagtaaataaaacctTAATAGGTAGGTagggtagatagacagacagacagagatatgGGTAGAGGTGAGCAATCTATTAGGAAACATTTGATTTCTTAAAATAGTAGCAGTTAATACTTTGCAATGATTAATCACTTATTCTTCTAAAcaagtcatttttttaattattgactttttaaaaaaattttacatactaaccacaatttcccttccctcctctcctcctgtccccccaacccccatcttcTTTCtacctccccccaccaccaccaccatccatccacttctcagaaagggtaaggcttcccatgagAGTCAACTcatcatggcatatcaagttgaggcaggactaggtccatgcatcaaggctggccaaggcatcccaccatagggagtaGGTTATAAAAGCCAGCTCATCTGCTAggtgccccacaaacagacaaagctacacCACTGtcacccatatgcagagggcctaggtcagtcccacaggctccctagctgtcagtccagagtccgtgagctcccattagcttaggtcagctgtctctgtgggcttTCCCATCTTGATTTTGatattcctccctcccctttgcttatataatccttcttctctctcttcatctggACTCCCAGAGTTCCGGCCTAGTgcctggttgtggatctctgcatctgcttccatcagttactggatgaaggttctatgatgacaattagggttgtcaccaatctgattatagatggccagttcaagcaccctttccactattgctaggagtctttgctggggtcatccttatggattcctgggattttccTTGGCACCAGATTTTCCCCTAACACCATAATGGCCTcatctatcaagatatctctttgattgctttccctctccatccttcccccacTAAACAACTCATTTAATCCCTTTATTTTGCAAGTAATTTTGTTGATAGtgatatgatttttcttgagtATGTAACCTGAGGTTATTTTGTAGCATATTAATAATCTTTTAGTTAAAATAATGTATCTGTTTAGAACTTCCCATTACAAtgcaaattaatattttaattcattttttcagATTAATTTAcccatgctttttttctttttatattattcatgTGTGATACAAGAAAACAAGCATTAATAGAATACCTTTCATATTCATTATTAATGAAACCTCCTGATGGTCATGTAGCCAATAAGTAAAGAAGCTGCATCATCACTGAGATAGCTGTCTCTTGGGGTCATGAACTTGATACTGCATTGAACCAATAATGTAGTACATAGATAGTATATAATATAATCATTGCTGTTTAGTATTTCTAAACTGACATACATTGTTGAAGGTCCCTGTGTAACATATAGCATGTGTATAACTTTTGTCACTACATTTACTTTGCTTTGTATTAAGAAGTATCAAATAGCCTTATAAAAAGTCTCTTTATcattcttttccttatttatttgaaAGACCCCATCATATTCTTCAGGTAGATCCTGTGCTCACTAATAGATTTATTTGTTCTCTGGGACAGACTCAAAGTAAAAAGTCATCCCAACACCACCAAGTACAAGCAAGTACTTAGCTATGTGTAGCACAGGCATAGCGTGCAAAGTATTTGTCTTAGTTGCTTTGCTATTGTTGTGgtgagacactatgaaaaaaaaaaaaaaaacagcttgtaAAGGGAAGTGTCTAATTTGGCTTAGAATGTGAGGTTAGGGTCCCATGATGGCaaagcaaaggcatggtggcaagaaCACCTGAGAGGTCACATCTTAGTccacaagcaggagacagagaacacACTGGTAATGGCACCACTCTTTTGAAACTTTACACCTCCACAGGCCccttctaatctttcccaaatTGTTCCACCATCTGGGGAGCATGCATTAAAACTTGAGCCCCTGGGGgtcgttctcattcaaaccatatCAGCACAGATGCAGGCTCTACGGTAAAGTACATTTTATTCACTGGTACCTCCAAATAACCTGTAATTTTTGTCTCTCCTGAGTTCAAGTTAGTCCCaatttcttaattttaacttCCAAGCTGGCCTGATTATCTGATTATTCAGACTCAAAGAGCAGTAACAACCAGTGGTTGTtaccacaaaacacaaaaacataggTTTGGCccttttttgtttggctttgtgtgTCTTAGTTTTTGGATATTTCATTTCCATGAATCTGATTTCATCAATTTCCCCACAGAGCCATACAAAATCATTGGTGGCAGTGGGCCTCTCATTGTATTCTGTGTTTGATGTAAATTTCTGAAGCCTAAAACCTTGAACATTGTATGTTGAGAAATGTAGTTATTATCACAGCTGTAATTAATTTTCCATTAAGAAATGGAGTTATAGAGAACTAACCTGTGTATAAAATTTGAACTACTATGCagccttttttttcattttttactgtATCTCAGCTacattgtataattttttaatatgaaGGTTGCATAATATATCATCAGATGAGTGTTATggcatataattattttaaatgttaaaatagtTCATTAGGATGCCATTAATTGTGGtatcataaacattttaaatgaactaaaGGGTAAAGAAACATCTGTATGGTAATATTGATAATAATTGTAGAATAAAATACTCCTATTTActtgttcttctttcttctttatgttttcaGGGCCATGTTTGAAGTAAACATGAAAGAAAGAGATGATGGAAGTGTTACCATTACTAACCTGTCCTCCAAAGCAGTAAAGGCATTTCTTGACTATGCCTATACTGGAAAAGCAAGAATAACAGATGAAAATGTGGAAATGTTCTTCCAGCTGTCATCCTTTCTACAGGTCCCCTTCCTGTCCAAAGTTTGCAGtgactttttaataaaaagcatCAGTCTCGTCAATTGTTTGCATTTGCTATCTCTGTCAGACAGCTACGGCGCTACCCATTTGTTTAGTCACACTTTATGCTTTGTACAGAGTCACTTTCATTTGCTATTTAAATCCAGAGAGTTTTTAGAGATGAATTTTGGAGTGTTACAAAAGTGTCTGGAGTCAGATGAGTTAAATGTGCCTGAAGAAGAAATTGTCCTGAAGGTTGTCATCACATGGATTAAATACAACTTAGAGTCCAGGAGAAAGCACCTGCCTCACTTGATTACAAAAGTAAGGTTACATCAGTTACCCGAGGACACACTTCAAGACTGTCTGCTCAATGAAGAGTGTTTACTCAAAAGCACAAACTGCTTTGACATAATTATGGATGCCATTAAGTGTGTGCAAGGTTCTAGTGGCCTCTTCCCTGATGCTCGACCATCCACAactgaaaaatatatattcatccaTAAAActgaggaaaatggagaaaatcaATATACATTTTGCTATAATATTAAAACGGACTCGTGGAAAATACTGCCACAATCACATCTTATTGATTTGCCAGGATCTAGTCTGTCTAGCTATGGAGAGAAAATATTCTTGACAGGTGGTTGTAAAGGGAAGTGCTATAGGAAGGTTCGACTTCATATTGCTGAGTCTTACCATGATGCCACTGACCAGACCTGGTGCTACTGTCCAGTCAAAAATGAGTTTTTCTTGGTTTCAACCAT from Onychomys torridus chromosome 7, mOncTor1.1, whole genome shotgun sequence encodes:
- the Kbtbd3 gene encoding kelch repeat and BTB domain-containing protein 3 isoform X1, giving the protein MDNSYNFNEQGSWNGISSEKKKNFLASEDHGQKILSVLQSFREQNVFYDFKIIMKEEIIPCHRCVLAACSDFFRAMFEVNMKERDDGSVTITNLSSKAVKAFLDYAYTGKARITDENVEMFFQLSSFLQVPFLSKVCSDFLIKSISLVNCLHLLSLSDSYGATHLFSHTLCFVQSHFHLLFKSREFLEMNFGVLQKCLESDELNVPEEEIVLKVVITWIKYNLESRRKHLPHLITKVRLHQLPEDTLQDCLLNEECLLKSTNCFDIIMDAIKCVQGSSGLFPDARPSTTEKYIFIHKTEENGENQYTFCYNIKTDSWKILPQSHLIDLPGSSLSSYGEKIFLTGGCKGKCYRKVRLHIAESYHDATDQTWCYCPVKNEFFLVSTMKTPRTMHTSVMALNRLFVIGGKTRGSQDIKSLLDVECYDPLSKEWTSVSPLPRGIYYPEASACQNVIYVLGSEVEIADSFNPSLDCFFKYNATTDQWSELVAEFGQFFHATLIKAVPVNCTLYICDLSTYKVYSFCPDTCVWKGEGSFECAGFNAGAIGIEDKIYILGGDYAPDEITDEVQVYHSSRSEWEEVSPMPRALTEFYCQVIQFNKYRDPWFSNHF
- the Kbtbd3 gene encoding kelch repeat and BTB domain-containing protein 3 isoform X2; this encodes MSCDHGSGASERAGLRSLRTVRPLTVEEALTGQSHKPTAAGALQVYLGGDFTPCRCRAMFEVNMKERDDGSVTITNLSSKAVKAFLDYAYTGKARITDENVEMFFQLSSFLQVPFLSKVCSDFLIKSISLVNCLHLLSLSDSYGATHLFSHTLCFVQSHFHLLFKSREFLEMNFGVLQKCLESDELNVPEEEIVLKVVITWIKYNLESRRKHLPHLITKVRLHQLPEDTLQDCLLNEECLLKSTNCFDIIMDAIKCVQGSSGLFPDARPSTTEKYIFIHKTEENGENQYTFCYNIKTDSWKILPQSHLIDLPGSSLSSYGEKIFLTGGCKGKCYRKVRLHIAESYHDATDQTWCYCPVKNEFFLVSTMKTPRTMHTSVMALNRLFVIGGKTRGSQDIKSLLDVECYDPLSKEWTSVSPLPRGIYYPEASACQNVIYVLGSEVEIADSFNPSLDCFFKYNATTDQWSELVAEFGQFFHATLIKAVPVNCTLYICDLSTYKVYSFCPDTCVWKGEGSFECAGFNAGAIGIEDKIYILGGDYAPDEITDEVQVYHSSRSEWEEVSPMPRALTEFYCQVIQFNKYRDPWFSNHF